CAATAAAGAGTTTGCCAGAAGACATGCTTCTGAATATAAGTATATAAACAGAGAGGAAGACCTGGGTATAAAAGGACTTAGGCAATCTAAACTTTCCTATCACCCACTTTTTTTACTTGAAAAATTTACAGCCATTCACAAAGGTATCCTTTTATGATTGTAAATTCAAACCAACAATATATATCTCAACTTAAACATATCTGGAAAACTATTTTTAATGACTCCGACGGATACATAAAACTTTTTTTTGAGCAAAAATATAAACATAATGAAACCCTTCTGGATGTAAAAGATGGCAGAATTAGGGGCATGGTGTTTTTTCCAAGTTATAACATAAAGGTGTATGATACTGTTTATAAGTCTGGATATTTATGTGGCGCAGCTACATTACCTGAATATAGAGGACAAGGAGTTATGGAAGGTCTTATGCAAGAATCTTTCCGTTTAATGAGTGTAAGAGGAGATACCTTTTCTGTTTTAATACCTGCCAATACAAGTCTGTATGGATTTTACTCAAGGTTTGGTTATAAACCATTACTTAAAAGAGGAGTTAAGACCTATTCTAAACTATGCTATACTGACGAAAAGAGCAATATTAAACTTATTGAAATAGATTCTCCCGACAGGATTATGCCTATATACGAAAGCATTATCTCCACTCATAAGGTTGTAGTTTTACAAGATTTTTCTACTTATAATGTTGCTATCAATATTTATAAGCAGTATGGAAAAATATATATTATAAAAGAACTTAAAACCAACCTTGATATAGGATATCTTTTTTGTGAATATTATACGGATAATAGAAAGTTATGGGTTAAAGAGATAATGTTAACACAGAACTTTTTGAGAGAAACAGTAAAAACTCTTACAAACAAGTTTAATCCTAAAACTATTGTAGTGGAAGGTTTGTATAGAGGTCTTTTACCGTTTGAAACTGTTTCTACAGTAGGTATGTTAAAAACGCTTAATGGTTCTTCTGATTTGAAATTTATTGAAGATGGCAACCCTTATATAAATATGATGCTCGATTAACCATCCCCCTTATGAGAGATTCTGGTGCTTCTCCCTTAGTTGCAAGACCCCGCAAAAACTCCCTATGGCATACTCTGGATAAACCTCGTTTTTATCATTTATTATTATTACTTTTTAGCAGTCCTTCTCCTTTTTTATTTTAGCACTTGACAGAACAAAAATTAAAAGGTATTATGATAATGAGAATTATTATCATTATGGAGGTGAGAAAATGAGACACGGCAACCCATGGTTTAAAGAAAGATTAATAGCGGCTGGTTTTAGAAATACAGAATCAAGAACTGTTATTCTGAATATTCTTAGCAGAACTTCGCACCATTTGAGTGCTGAAGATGTATATTTTTTGGTAAGAAGCATAAACCCATCTATTGGAGTTGCCACTGTATATCGCACCCTTGATTTGTTGACAAAAATGGGAATTGTTCAAAAATTCGATTTTGGAGAGGGTAAGGCAAGATATGAACTTGTTAAAAAGGAGAAAGAAAATTCACTCCACCATCATCTTATATGTACCAGATGTAAAAAGATTATAGATTGTACTAATATTGCTAACGAAGGGAAGGAACTGGTAAAAAAGACTGGAGAAATTCTTTCAAAAATACATAACTTTTCTATTAATAGTCATATTATAAATTTTTATGGAATTTGTGAAGACTGTAATTGTAGGCATAGTTGCCCAACAAATAGAACACAGTCTAAGTAAAAAAACATTAACATTAAACTTTGAAGTAAAGGAGGTGAGTAATATGCCAAGAGGAGATGGAACAGGACCAATGGGCATGGGACCAATGACAGGAAGAGGAGCAGGATATTGTGCTGGTTTTGGTGCTCCCGGTTATATGAATCCTTCTGGTGGTAGAGGATTTGGATTTGGTAGAGGCAGAGGATTTGGCAGAGGGTTCGGTTTCGGTAGAGGATTTGGTAGAGGAATGGGTGGTAGAAGGTTCTTCGGAAATCCTTACTGTGGAACTGCCCCTTTTGCAGGATATCCTATGGCGCCGGCTTACCCAGACCCTTACGCTGACCCATACGCTGTATGGCAAGCGACACCTAAGCAGGAAATGGAAATTCTTCAATCGCAGGCAGAAATGCTTGACGAACAACTTGCAGGTATAAAGAAAAGAATTGAAGAATTAGAGAAGTCAGCTGAAAAAGATAAGTAATCTTTTAAGGAAAGCAGGGCGTCTTTGTGCGCCCTGCTGACCCACTAAAAAAAGAAAGAAGAAATTGTTGTGTTAAGAAGTGTTTACAAAACAAGCAAAGTACACGGAATTTAATATACGGAACTTATATTTTGGGAGGTAATATGAAAATTTGTATAACGTCTGAAGGAAAAGAACTAACTTCTAATCTTGACCCAAGGTTTGGTAGAGCTGCTTATTTTATTTTTTACGATACCGAAACTGATGAATTTGAGGCTTTAGCTAATGATAATACTACTGGAATGGGTGGGGTAGGAATTCAAAGTGGTCAATTGATGGCTGAGAAAGGTGTTGAATTGGTCTTAACAGGTAACCTTGGTCCTAATGCTGCTGGAGTACTGGAACAAGCAGGTATAAAAGCCATTACAGGAGTGAGCGGTAAAATAGAAGAAGTAATTGAGAATTATAAGAAAGGCAACCTGAAAGAAAAGGCTGGACCAACAAATCCATCCGTTACCTCTAAGTTTGGAATGGACAAAAAAGATAAATAGGAGGTAGTATGCGTTTTGCAATTTCTACTGATGGTGAAAACGTATCTCCCCATTTTGGGAGGTGTCTATTATTTACTATTGTTGATATTGAAGACAACAAGGTTATTAAAAAAGAAGTTTTAGAGAACCCCGGTCATCATCCTGGTTATTTACCAAAATATTTTTACCAACTTAATATAGATGGTATTGTTTGTGGTGGTATAGGACAGAGGGCAATACAATTGTTTGAAAATTTTAATATAAAGATTTTTTCTGGAGTTGATGGTAAAATAGTAGATGTAGTGGAAAAGTTGGTAAAAGAAAAATTGAAATGTGGTGAAAGTTCTTGTGTGCCGGGAGCAGGTAAAAATTATGGTTTAAATAAAACTGAGTGCGACCACAATAAGACTTAATATTTTTTTTATAAAACCCTTAACATAAAATGTTTTGGGTAAGGAGGATAAAAATATGCCGAGAGGAGACGGTACAGGACCGACTGGACAAGGACCAAGAACAGGTAGAGGTGCAGGTAGAGGAGCAGGTGGCAGAATGGGCGGTAGAGCTGCAGGTCCAGGTGGATTTTGTGTATGTCCATCTTGTGGAGAGAAAGTTGCTCATCAGGTAGGTGTCCCTTGCTTTGAAAAAAGTTGTCCGAAATGTGGGACTAAAATGGTGAGAGGATAAAATAATGGTTATAACAGTTGCAAGCGGTAAAGGTGGAACAGGTAAAACTCTTGTTGCCACTTCTTTGGCTTTATCTTTGATAGGAGAAGTCCATTTTCTTGATTGTGATGTAGAGGAACCTAATGGGTATATATTTCTTAAACCTGAAATCAAGAAAACAGAAAAGATTTATCTCCCAAAACCAAAGGTAGATTTAGATAAATGTACTTTTTGTGGAAAATGTTCGCAGGCATGCGTTTATAATTCCATAGCTGTGATTAAACCTTCAGAAGAAAAGAAGGTTAAAGGTAGCCTACTCTTTTTTTATGAGTTATGTCATAGTTGCGGTACTTGTAGTTTAGTATGCCCAGAAAAAGCAATATATGAAGAACCTTCTGAGAAAGG
The DNA window shown above is from bacterium and carries:
- a CDS encoding NifB/NifX family molybdenum-iron cluster-binding protein, with the protein product MKICITSEGKELTSNLDPRFGRAAYFIFYDTETDEFEALANDNTTGMGGVGIQSGQLMAEKGVELVLTGNLGPNAAGVLEQAGIKAITGVSGKIEEVIENYKKGNLKEKAGPTNPSVTSKFGMDKKDK
- a CDS encoding GNAT family N-acetyltransferase is translated as MIVNSNQQYISQLKHIWKTIFNDSDGYIKLFFEQKYKHNETLLDVKDGRIRGMVFFPSYNIKVYDTVYKSGYLCGAATLPEYRGQGVMEGLMQESFRLMSVRGDTFSVLIPANTSLYGFYSRFGYKPLLKRGVKTYSKLCYTDEKSNIKLIEIDSPDRIMPIYESIISTHKVVVLQDFSTYNVAINIYKQYGKIYIIKELKTNLDIGYLFCEYYTDNRKLWVKEIMLTQNFLRETVKTLTNKFNPKTIVVEGLYRGLLPFETVSTVGMLKTLNGSSDLKFIEDGNPYINMMLD
- a CDS encoding DUF5320 domain-containing protein; amino-acid sequence: MPRGDGTGPTGQGPRTGRGAGRGAGGRMGGRAAGPGGFCVCPSCGEKVAHQVGVPCFEKSCPKCGTKMVRG
- a CDS encoding transcriptional repressor; amino-acid sequence: MRHGNPWFKERLIAAGFRNTESRTVILNILSRTSHHLSAEDVYFLVRSINPSIGVATVYRTLDLLTKMGIVQKFDFGEGKARYELVKKEKENSLHHHLICTRCKKIIDCTNIANEGKELVKKTGEILSKIHNFSINSHIINFYGICEDCNCRHSCPTNRTQSK
- a CDS encoding NifB/NifX family molybdenum-iron cluster-binding protein — encoded protein: MRFAISTDGENVSPHFGRCLLFTIVDIEDNKVIKKEVLENPGHHPGYLPKYFYQLNIDGIVCGGIGQRAIQLFENFNIKIFSGVDGKIVDVVEKLVKEKLKCGESSCVPGAGKNYGLNKTECDHNKT
- a CDS encoding DUF5320 domain-containing protein; translation: MPRGDGTGPMGMGPMTGRGAGYCAGFGAPGYMNPSGGRGFGFGRGRGFGRGFGFGRGFGRGMGGRRFFGNPYCGTAPFAGYPMAPAYPDPYADPYAVWQATPKQEMEILQSQAEMLDEQLAGIKKRIEELEKSAEKDK